From the Kribbella sp. CA-293567 genome, the window GACCGGTCCGGCGCCGTCGATCGCCGCGGCCTCCTCGAGTTCCCGGGGCAGCCCGAGGAAGAACTGACGGAGCAGGAAGACGCCGAACGCGCTGAACAGGCCCGGAACCACCAGTGCCTGCAGGGAGTTGAGCCAGCCGAGCGACGACATGATCTGGTACTGCGGAATGATGAACAGCTGCGGCGGCACCATCAGCACCGACAGCAGGACGCCGAACAGCACGTTGCGGCCGGGGAACCGCAGCCGGGCGAAGGCGTAGGCCGCCATCGAGCAGAACAGCACCTGCCCGATCGTCCGCAGTCCCGCCATCAGCACGGTGTTGAGGAACTGGTGGCCGAACGGGATGACGTCGAAGACCCTGCTGTAGTTGTCCCATCGCCCTTCGGGCAACAGCGACGGCGGGACACTGGTCGCACTGCTCAACGTCTTGAGCGACGTGATGACCTGCCAGACGAACGGCGCCACCATCGCCAGCGCCGAGGCGATCAGGATCGTGTGCACTCCGAGGTTCCTACGCATAGTGCACCCACCTCTTCTGGAACCTGAACTGCACGGCGGTCAGAACCACGATCAGCAGCAGCAGCATCATCACGATGGCGGCGGCGTACCCCCGGTCGTTGGTGACGAACGCGCGGTCGTAGAACAACTGGACGACGGTCTGCAGCCGCGGGAACGCCGGGTTGGCGCGGGCGGCGGCGCCGGATCCGGCCATCACGTAGACCAGGTCGAACAGCTGCAGCGACCCGATCACCGACACGACCGAGACGAAGAAGGCGGTCGGCGACAGCAGCGGCAGGGTGACGTGGAAGAACTGGCGGGCCGGCCCCGCGCCGTCGATCTCGGCCGCCTCGTAGTACTCCTTCGGG encodes:
- a CDS encoding carbohydrate ABC transporter permease; translated protein: MRRNLGVHTILIASALAMVAPFVWQVITSLKTLSSATSVPPSLLPEGRWDNYSRVFDVIPFGHQFLNTVLMAGLRTIGQVLFCSMAAYAFARLRFPGRNVLFGVLLSVLMVPPQLFIIPQYQIMSSLGWLNSLQALVVPGLFSAFGVFLLRQFFLGLPRELEEAAAIDGAGPVRIYWSIVLPLARPGLIALSLLVLLWSWNDLFWPLVVNTDPDKMTLSAGLASLQGQFQTDYPVLMAGSLLASLPIIAIFTVLQRQFIQGIATTGTKG